One window from the genome of Treponema sp. OMZ 838 encodes:
- the flgK gene encoding flagellar hook-associated protein FlgK, whose protein sequence is MSTFASIELGKRSLFAHQQSIQTAGHNISNSSTEGYTRQRVQLDSYEPLYRPDLSRAETPGQIGQGVAVSSITRLRDELLDQRIVAQTDQQGYWETRDSYIYMLEQLYNEPEDTSVRTRLDQFWDSWQELSVYPESTAARSAVATRAKTLTDAVHHQYRGLQGIRDMINGDIEARVKQVNSFTRQIAALNEEIVKVKAMGDNPNDLMDKRDVLTEKLANLISISVEKVDADESYIIYSDGMELVQGRTFRTFGLKSGTGNEGYANVVWEDSGNLAHFGGGRLAALIELRDGDVRDEINKLDTMAMNFVDLVNDIHRNAMGLNGKTGIDFFKEQYFINNTVGNFDRNGDGEYDSSYIFRLTGAYSLDPREQIGLEGTITLSAGTRTVQVPYASTDMVADLVDRINRSGAEVVAYLDQNNKLVLKGTAAQDTENPDFVIRHVEDSGRFLAGYAGVLTGSGAENAYDWQQPDAVNVLSQEGAQYAVSPIAHPSGWMEINPVVVSDLQNIAAGYPSLEGIPYPGDNRAAVAIAKIRNTPVMVGNTRTFDEFFAEAVTNMGLKGEQSELALNTQTAIGKELRDMRDSISGVNIDEELADIIKFQHGYNATARFVATVNEMLDTIINRLGV, encoded by the coding sequence ATGTCTACATTTGCTTCGATTGAATTGGGAAAACGCAGTTTATTTGCACACCAGCAGTCCATTCAAACTGCCGGTCATAACATATCGAACTCATCCACGGAAGGATATACCCGTCAGCGTGTTCAGCTTGATTCTTACGAGCCGCTGTACCGTCCCGATCTTTCACGGGCGGAAACTCCCGGACAAATCGGACAGGGTGTTGCCGTCAGCTCCATTACCCGCCTGCGCGACGAGCTGTTGGATCAGCGGATTGTCGCCCAAACCGATCAGCAGGGGTACTGGGAAACACGCGATTCCTACATCTATATGCTGGAACAGTTGTATAACGAACCGGAGGATACTTCCGTTCGGACACGGCTCGATCAATTTTGGGATTCATGGCAGGAGCTGTCAGTCTATCCCGAATCGACGGCGGCGCGCAGTGCGGTTGCTACCCGCGCAAAAACGCTGACCGATGCCGTGCACCATCAGTATCGGGGCTTGCAGGGCATCCGCGATATGATCAACGGCGACATTGAAGCGCGGGTTAAGCAGGTAAACTCCTTTACCCGGCAGATTGCGGCGCTCAATGAAGAAATCGTAAAAGTTAAAGCGATGGGCGACAATCCCAACGACTTGATGGATAAGCGCGATGTATTAACCGAAAAACTAGCCAACCTTATCTCCATCTCTGTAGAGAAGGTGGATGCCGACGAATCCTACATCATTTATTCGGACGGTATGGAGTTGGTACAAGGGCGGACATTCCGCACCTTCGGACTTAAAAGCGGTACCGGAAACGAAGGGTATGCCAATGTCGTATGGGAAGATTCCGGCAATCTTGCGCACTTCGGCGGCGGCAGGCTGGCTGCCCTTATCGAACTGCGCGACGGAGATGTCCGCGACGAAATCAATAAACTCGATACGATGGCAATGAACTTTGTCGACCTTGTTAACGACATTCACCGCAATGCGATGGGCTTAAACGGAAAAACCGGTATCGATTTTTTCAAAGAACAATATTTTATCAACAATACGGTCGGTAATTTCGACCGGAACGGCGACGGTGAATACGATTCTTCATATATCTTCCGTTTGACCGGCGCATATAGCCTTGATCCGCGCGAACAAATCGGATTGGAAGGGACGATCACCCTTTCCGCAGGAACGAGAACAGTTCAAGTACCCTACGCTTCCACTGATATGGTCGCCGACCTTGTAGACCGCATCAACCGTTCCGGCGCAGAAGTCGTCGCATATCTCGACCAAAACAATAAGCTCGTGCTCAAGGGGACAGCGGCGCAGGATACCGAAAATCCCGACTTTGTTATCAGACACGTCGAAGATTCAGGGCGCTTTTTAGCGGGATACGCCGGCGTGCTTACCGGAAGCGGTGCGGAAAACGCCTACGACTGGCAGCAACCCGATGCGGTGAACGTACTGTCGCAGGAAGGTGCACAGTATGCAGTTTCCCCCATTGCGCACCCCTCCGGTTGGATGGAAATCAATCCGGTTGTCGTAAGCGATTTACAGAATATCGCCGCCGGTTACCCCAGTCTTGAAGGTATCCCCTACCCCGGAGACAACCGTGCCGCCGTCGCTATCGCAAAGATACGGAATACGCCGGTTATGGTCGGCAACACCCGCACCTTTGACGAATTCTTCGCCGAGGCTGTTACCAATATGGGCTTAAAGGGCGAACAATCCGAGCTTGCGTTGAATACACAAACCGCTATCGGCAAGGAACTCCGCGATATGCGCGACTCAATTTCCGGTGTCAACATCGACGAAGAATTGGCGGATATTATTAAATTCCAGCACGGCTACAATGCGACTGCTCGTTTTGTCGCTACCGTCAACGAGATGCTCGATACCATTATCAACCGCCTTGGTGTCTAG
- a CDS encoding tol-pal system YbgF family protein, translating to MAEQNDQTLSFSERCGQFLTQNRKPIVIILGAICAVAAIALIASSLTTRAAKKASVETETIISEWTDLRDKNAEDMTAKEDALAEKLEKQAAANGHSYSAFRAYTTLGEIYVLRKDWEKALASYQKAGEALPKAYTAGIAYFNAAVCADELQQHDKALELYTLSAASDDFPLKPRALFNIGRLEETLAHPDKAIEAYTKLTESYPDNDWTLLAKSRIIALSIN from the coding sequence ATGGCAGAACAAAACGACCAGACGCTTTCTTTTTCGGAACGCTGCGGACAATTTTTAACTCAGAATCGGAAACCGATTGTCATTATACTGGGAGCAATCTGTGCGGTTGCGGCAATCGCTTTGATTGCATCATCACTCACTACACGCGCGGCGAAAAAGGCATCCGTAGAAACGGAGACAATAATCTCCGAATGGACGGATTTACGGGATAAAAACGCCGAAGATATGACGGCTAAAGAAGATGCACTTGCCGAAAAACTTGAAAAGCAAGCCGCAGCAAACGGCCACTCATACTCCGCATTTAGAGCCTACACAACCCTCGGCGAAATCTACGTACTGCGCAAGGATTGGGAAAAAGCACTCGCCTCTTACCAAAAGGCAGGAGAGGCTCTTCCGAAAGCGTATACTGCCGGTATCGCCTATTTTAATGCAGCAGTCTGCGCCGATGAATTGCAGCAGCATGATAAAGCTTTGGAACTGTATACCTTGTCGGCAGCCTCAGACGACTTTCCGCTGAAGCCGCGAGCATTGTTTAACATCGGACGGCTTGAAGAAACCCTCGCTCATCCGGACAAAGCGATTGAAGCATATACCAAACTTACGGAATCATATCCCGATAATGATTGGACACTGCTTGCAAAATCGCGGATTATTGCACTTTCCATCAATTAG
- a CDS encoding MBL fold metallo-hydrolase, with amino-acid sequence MTRDTNIQGKILYEDENHKFIWLGGETKYRKGAVQTMQYLIIDNGRGILLDPGGVHLFSQVVTAVSRFISVDKIDIIFFSHQDPDVSSGIALWLGVTQAQIYISSLWLRFMPHFGIVDVSRMTGIPDKGMSVSLPSGNKIRYIPSHFMHSPGQFSLFDECSRILFSGDIGAAVFEKEEDETLFIDDFQKHIPLIEPFHVRYMAANKIVKRWVEAVRLLNPVIIAPQHGAIYTDDKVELFLNWLSHLQCGVDYLDRLF; translated from the coding sequence ATGACACGCGATACAAATATACAAGGTAAGATCCTTTACGAAGATGAAAATCATAAATTTATCTGGCTGGGCGGCGAAACAAAATACCGGAAGGGTGCCGTACAGACCATGCAGTATCTCATCATTGATAACGGCCGCGGTATTCTGCTGGATCCGGGCGGGGTACATCTTTTTTCACAGGTAGTAACCGCCGTCAGTAGATTTATATCAGTAGATAAAATAGACATCATCTTTTTCTCTCATCAAGATCCCGATGTATCTTCGGGCATCGCTCTGTGGCTTGGTGTTACACAGGCACAGATTTATATTTCTTCTCTTTGGCTCCGTTTTATGCCTCACTTCGGTATTGTTGACGTTTCACGTATGACCGGTATCCCCGATAAAGGGATGAGCGTTTCTTTACCTTCCGGCAACAAAATACGTTATATTCCCTCCCACTTTATGCATTCTCCGGGGCAGTTTTCACTCTTTGACGAATGTTCCCGTATTTTGTTCAGCGGCGATATCGGTGCTGCGGTGTTTGAGAAAGAGGAAGATGAAACGCTCTTTATCGATGATTTCCAAAAGCATATCCCGTTGATCGAACCGTTCCATGTCCGATATATGGCAGCCAATAAGATTGTCAAGCGCTGGGTTGAAGCTGTACGGCTATTAAATCCTGTCATTATTGCGCCGCAGCACGGGGCTATTTATACAGACGACAAGGTAGAGCTCTTCTTAAATTGGCTTTCTCATTTGCAATGCGGAGTCGATTATCTTGATAGGTTATTTTAG
- a CDS encoding methyl-accepting chemotaxis protein yields the protein MLKRFPLKARLSITFGLLFAVSMTVINVISISSSRLALMQQAASHLVTVAQNQAAIFEQTYIEKFRTQMETLARGSIISNTDIPLSEKIEILKNEAEIAKKDGCLRMLVTDTQGNAYRTDGTMANVKSLEWFQKSIQGEFFISTPYSSFKDGSLVCTVAAPIYGKHKTIIGTIATVYDGLKIYETIRNVKIGETGEVYILDKDGTTVADHDLELIYSQENSYVKSQSDKSLESVGNFEHTAVQSATSGSGSYEYKGAVKDAAYAKIPTTGWTLIATDYRQKYMGAIRLIIIIDTILVILVVCIIYAVSLGLSRSLQKTADALKEIAQGTGDLTVSLPVKGKDELTDIAQYFNETIGKIAGAIRSIEANTADMEVTGTNLADNMLETASAIRQITATTETVKEKMINQAASVTETAATVEEIIRTIKQLNSSIETQAGSVAQSSSSIEQMVANIASIGQTLGKTDQIIKNFVSATGDGKAALVTSNTVTQKISEESGSLMEASNVIQHIASQTNLLAMNAAIEAAHAGEAGKGFAVVADEIRKLSEDSAIQGKTITVTLKSLTAEIETLSASSKIVEEKFNLIFGLAEQVKSMSDLLTAAIREQEHGSKEILSAIKNINTVTMEVQSGSEEMLKGGEGAAHEMHTLDELTRTITDSMNEMASGAIQINNAVQEVNMMTQKNRESIEKLANEVGKFKIN from the coding sequence ATGCTCAAAAGATTTCCGCTCAAAGCACGTTTATCAATTACTTTCGGTTTATTATTTGCCGTTTCAATGACAGTCATTAATGTTATTTCTATCAGCAGCTCCCGTCTCGCACTTATGCAGCAAGCGGCATCGCATCTAGTAACAGTAGCACAAAATCAAGCGGCAATATTTGAGCAAACATATATTGAAAAATTTAGAACACAAATGGAAACATTAGCACGAGGTTCCATAATTTCAAATACAGATATTCCTCTGTCTGAAAAAATAGAAATTTTAAAAAATGAGGCGGAAATAGCGAAGAAAGACGGATGCTTACGTATGCTCGTAACCGACACCCAAGGAAATGCGTATAGGACAGATGGTACAATGGCGAACGTTAAAAGCCTTGAATGGTTCCAAAAGAGCATACAAGGGGAATTTTTCATTAGTACGCCGTACTCTTCCTTTAAAGACGGCTCGTTGGTCTGTACGGTAGCAGCGCCCATCTACGGAAAACACAAAACGATCATAGGCACAATCGCAACCGTATATGACGGCTTAAAAATATATGAAACAATACGGAATGTAAAAATCGGAGAAACCGGCGAGGTTTATATCCTTGATAAAGACGGCACTACTGTTGCCGACCATGACCTCGAGCTCATTTATTCGCAAGAAAATTCCTACGTAAAATCTCAATCGGATAAAAGCCTTGAAAGTGTCGGAAATTTTGAACATACCGCCGTTCAATCGGCAACTTCCGGTTCCGGCTCTTATGAATATAAAGGCGCGGTAAAAGATGCTGCATACGCAAAGATCCCGACAACGGGCTGGACACTTATTGCAACGGATTATCGTCAAAAATACATGGGCGCCATTAGACTTATCATTATTATCGATACGATACTGGTCATCTTGGTGGTTTGTATTATTTATGCAGTCTCACTCGGACTTTCACGATCGCTGCAGAAGACAGCGGATGCGCTCAAAGAAATAGCACAGGGAACGGGAGACTTAACGGTCTCGCTGCCTGTTAAGGGAAAAGACGAGCTTACCGATATAGCACAGTACTTTAACGAAACAATCGGAAAGATAGCCGGAGCTATCCGTTCCATAGAAGCAAATACAGCTGATATGGAGGTCACGGGTACCAATCTTGCAGATAATATGCTTGAAACCGCAAGTGCAATACGGCAAATTACGGCAACAACAGAAACGGTAAAAGAGAAGATGATCAACCAAGCGGCAAGTGTTACCGAAACGGCGGCAACCGTTGAAGAGATTATCAGAACAATCAAGCAATTGAATAGCAGCATCGAAACGCAAGCAGGCAGCGTCGCACAATCTTCGTCTTCAATAGAGCAGATGGTTGCAAATATTGCTTCGATCGGGCAAACACTCGGAAAAACCGATCAAATTATTAAAAACTTTGTTTCCGCCACGGGGGACGGAAAGGCAGCCTTGGTAACTTCCAATACGGTAACACAGAAGATTTCCGAAGAATCCGGTTCTTTAATGGAAGCCTCTAACGTTATTCAGCATATCGCCTCGCAAACCAACCTGCTTGCAATGAACGCAGCTATCGAGGCGGCTCATGCTGGAGAAGCAGGAAAAGGCTTTGCCGTTGTCGCCGATGAAATCCGTAAACTTTCCGAAGACTCTGCAATACAAGGAAAGACAATTACGGTAACGCTTAAATCTTTAACTGCGGAAATTGAAACACTGTCAGCTTCATCTAAAATCGTAGAAGAAAAATTCAACTTAATTTTTGGATTGGCGGAACAAGTAAAATCAATGAGTGATCTTTTAACCGCTGCAATAAGAGAACAGGAACACGGCAGCAAAGAGATATTATCGGCTATTAAAAACATCAATACCGTAACAATGGAAGTGCAATCCGGCTCTGAAGAAATGTTGAAAGGCGGAGAAGGTGCAGCACACGAAATGCATACACTTGACGAATTAACGCGCACTATCACCGACAGCATGAACGAGATGGCATCGGGCGCCATACAGATCAATAATGCCGTACAAGAAGTCAATATGATGACGCAGAAGAACCGAGAAAGTATCGAAAAACTGGCAAATGAAGTGGGAAAATTTAAGATCAATTAG
- the csrA gene encoding carbon storage regulator CsrA, whose amino-acid sequence MLILSRKTNQKIRVGDSIEITVIEVRGDQVKIGVEAPRSVKVFREEIYDEIQRENKAALATGNIDSLAQLGLK is encoded by the coding sequence ATGTTAATCCTTTCCCGAAAAACAAACCAAAAAATCCGCGTCGGCGATTCAATTGAAATTACCGTTATCGAAGTACGGGGCGATCAGGTTAAAATCGGCGTTGAAGCCCCCCGCTCCGTCAAAGTATTCCGCGAAGAAATTTACGACGAAATTCAGCGTGAAAATAAAGCGGCGCTCGCGACCGGCAATATCGATTCGCTTGCTCAACTGGGATTAAAGTAA
- a CDS encoding sigma 54-interacting transcriptional regulator, with product MYISGRILPERLAALINTPLFTRGASASGDTLLEIILRSSMQAVDSTAASLFLADETLEKAQTVAYICDDTFYRFNAKKELSAAAAWVLRQNEPLRMNTPDAESRFTSNGMDGTSCSTSGFIAVPLCVEDSRIGVLQAVGKKDGGNFSESDLSLLSLAAGYAAPLYRTSCAYQVYADAVKQREQRTDYITEETPFIASSPVMREKFELCKQLAFSDIPVLIIGENGVGKASVAKQLHIHSRRADHPFIRVNCTEPAEQLLAHHLFGGAADGTSVTDASDKSCFQQAEGGTLFLDEAAAIPLSLQKRLLDRILQLEQSGRNIRLIASTSRDLERLTREGDFLSELYGKLNVLPLYIPPLRQRKEDIEALAQFFLRQAAQEMRKPFAGFSADAQEALLQAEWKENIRELKNSVEYGCLNGCPPLVTAEYLFPPSAAAVLTGETGGLKTVTDVFKRTYIRTVLEKTGGNQTAAASILKIQRTYLSRLMKELNIKENL from the coding sequence ATGTATATTTCAGGCCGTATTTTACCCGAAAGATTAGCTGCTCTCATCAACACCCCCTTATTCACCCGCGGAGCTTCGGCTTCGGGTGATACCTTGCTCGAAATAATTCTCCGTTCGAGTATGCAAGCAGTGGATAGTACCGCTGCTTCTCTTTTTTTAGCGGATGAAACGTTAGAAAAAGCCCAAACGGTTGCATATATATGCGATGATACCTTTTATCGCTTTAACGCAAAAAAAGAATTATCGGCAGCAGCGGCGTGGGTGTTACGGCAAAACGAACCGCTAAGAATGAATACACCCGATGCGGAAAGCCGTTTTACCTCCAACGGTATGGACGGAACTTCTTGTTCAACATCGGGGTTTATCGCAGTACCGCTGTGTGTGGAGGATTCACGTATCGGTGTCCTTCAAGCAGTGGGGAAAAAAGACGGAGGGAATTTTTCAGAGTCCGATCTTTCGTTATTGAGCCTTGCAGCCGGATACGCTGCACCGCTTTATCGTACTTCATGCGCATATCAGGTTTATGCGGATGCTGTAAAGCAAAGGGAGCAAAGAACAGACTATATAACGGAAGAAACACCTTTTATAGCGTCCAGTCCGGTAATGCGGGAGAAATTTGAACTCTGTAAACAGCTTGCATTCTCCGATATACCGGTACTCATTATAGGTGAAAACGGGGTAGGAAAAGCATCGGTTGCAAAGCAGCTGCATATTCACAGCCGCCGTGCGGATCATCCCTTTATTCGTGTGAACTGTACCGAACCGGCAGAACAGCTGCTTGCGCACCACTTATTCGGCGGTGCTGCAGACGGTACGTCCGTTACCGATGCCTCCGATAAAAGCTGTTTTCAACAAGCCGAAGGCGGTACCTTATTCCTTGATGAGGCGGCAGCCATTCCGCTTTCACTGCAGAAAAGGCTTTTAGACAGGATTTTACAGCTTGAACAAAGCGGCCGGAACATACGGTTGATAGCTTCAACCTCCCGCGACCTTGAACGCTTAACTCGCGAAGGAGACTTTCTGTCGGAACTGTACGGCAAATTAAACGTACTGCCGCTGTACATACCGCCGTTACGGCAACGCAAAGAAGACATCGAAGCGCTTGCACAGTTTTTTTTGCGTCAGGCAGCACAGGAAATGCGGAAACCCTTTGCCGGTTTTTCGGCGGATGCTCAAGAGGCGTTACTGCAAGCGGAATGGAAGGAAAATATACGGGAACTAAAAAACAGCGTAGAATACGGATGCTTAAACGGATGTCCGCCGCTCGTTACCGCTGAATATTTATTTCCCCCTTCTGCGGCTGCGGTACTAACCGGAGAGACCGGTGGACTTAAAACCGTGACAGACGTATTTAAACGGACATATATCCGAACAGTACTGGAGAAAACCGGCGGCAATCAAACGGCAGCAGCTTCGATACTGAAAATTCAAAGGACATATCTTTCACGGTTGATGAAAGAGCTAAACATAAAGGAGAACCTCTAA
- the fliW gene encoding flagellar assembly protein FliW, translating to MEIKTKALGTVRIEEDQIITLSEGFYGFKKYHRFALLDAKQKPFIWIQSLDDAELAFIAIDPFIFRPDYELDIDDSLLEPLGIESPSDVLVFALVTVPSDGSAITANLQGPLIINKKNKKAMQLVIGGEKWKTKHDIVAEMKRGGSSC from the coding sequence ATGGAAATAAAAACGAAGGCGCTGGGTACGGTTCGGATTGAAGAAGATCAAATCATCACCCTGTCTGAAGGTTTTTACGGATTTAAAAAGTATCACCGCTTTGCGTTGCTCGATGCAAAGCAAAAGCCATTTATATGGATTCAGTCGCTTGACGATGCAGAGCTTGCGTTTATCGCCATCGATCCTTTTATCTTCCGGCCTGACTATGAACTGGACATCGATGATAGTTTGCTCGAACCGCTCGGCATTGAATCTCCGTCGGACGTACTGGTGTTTGCATTGGTTACCGTTCCGTCGGACGGGTCGGCAATTACAGCAAATCTGCAAGGCCCGCTCATTATCAATAAAAAGAATAAAAAGGCAATGCAGCTGGTCATCGGCGGGGAAAAATGGAAGACTAAGCATGATATCGTCGCTGAAATGAAACGCGGAGGTTCGTCATGTTAA
- a CDS encoding flagellar hook-associated protein 3, with the protein MQRISSNMQHSDSSYSVRRQESRLHKVNSQLSTQRRIQQLRDDPIAAGHSVRYKSLLARLDRFEKNAKTLNDQYKVAEAPMQSALNIMQRLRELSVAGATGTYTASDLKKMAPEVDELLYELVQTANSFSADGTRLFAGTKSFTEPFEIVMGDIDGAGSAVITNVRYNGSIDTKQVESDELSFMEANQAGNRIFWAERQTLFSATDARNFIIQQDSAIEIDGVTIPLIAGDNVYAIMSKINSSGAAVKASLDPVTNGMNIETTDARQLWLRDAGEGNVLASLGIVKPQQRPPYNLADSVRVSGGSLFDAVIAMRNAMYAGDHESLGGKVLGSVDGAIDNLAARLAENGSRYERAEAALARLNTQIPNVTGAESREADLDLTQAISDLKMYEYTHQASLSTVGNLYKNTLLNYLR; encoded by the coding sequence ATGCAACGGATTAGTTCAAATATGCAGCATTCGGACAGCAGCTATTCGGTGCGGAGACAAGAAAGCAGGCTGCACAAGGTAAATAGTCAACTCAGTACTCAGCGGCGTATTCAGCAGCTCCGCGATGATCCTATCGCTGCAGGACACTCGGTACGCTATAAATCGCTTTTGGCACGGCTTGACCGCTTTGAAAAAAATGCCAAGACGCTCAACGACCAATATAAGGTTGCAGAGGCGCCGATGCAGAGTGCGCTCAACATTATGCAGCGGCTCCGCGAACTTTCCGTAGCGGGTGCAACCGGTACCTATACCGCTTCGGATCTTAAAAAGATGGCGCCGGAAGTAGATGAGCTGTTATACGAGCTTGTTCAAACGGCAAACAGTTTTAGTGCGGACGGCACCCGTCTCTTTGCCGGTACTAAAAGTTTTACCGAACCTTTTGAGATTGTGATGGGCGACATCGACGGCGCAGGTTCCGCGGTTATCACCAATGTACGGTACAACGGTTCCATCGACACCAAACAGGTGGAAAGCGACGAGCTTTCGTTTATGGAGGCAAATCAGGCAGGGAACCGTATCTTCTGGGCGGAACGGCAAACGCTCTTTTCCGCAACCGATGCACGGAACTTTATCATACAGCAGGACAGTGCCATCGAGATAGACGGCGTTACTATCCCGCTCATCGCAGGCGATAACGTCTATGCGATTATGTCTAAGATCAACAGCTCAGGCGCAGCGGTTAAGGCTTCGCTCGACCCCGTTACCAACGGTATGAATATCGAAACGACCGATGCACGGCAGCTCTGGCTGCGCGATGCCGGAGAGGGAAACGTACTCGCCTCGCTCGGTATTGTCAAACCTCAGCAGCGGCCGCCGTACAACCTTGCCGATTCGGTGCGCGTATCGGGAGGTTCGCTTTTTGATGCGGTCATCGCGATGCGCAACGCGATGTATGCAGGAGACCATGAATCGCTCGGCGGCAAAGTACTCGGCAGTGTGGACGGAGCTATCGACAACCTCGCAGCGCGGCTTGCGGAAAACGGTTCCCGCTATGAACGCGCGGAAGCGGCGCTCGCCCGTTTGAATACCCAGATACCGAACGTAACGGGAGCGGAATCCCGCGAAGCCGATTTGGATTTGACACAAGCTATTTCCGATCTTAAAATGTATGAGTATACGCATCAAGCATCGTTAAGTACGGTCGGCAATTTATATAAAAACACGCTGCTCAATTATTTAAGATAA
- a CDS encoding methyl-accepting chemotaxis protein — translation MVDEQAALQNFADLVDKIVVKYNKGVVLDYVTRHSFQIINSSMEQLEQRFETILSVFEEIQKESSSSAANANHVDDLLDAVLSGRKTLQKEIHNRLGEIDEAAATARTTAASFETLKEHTGEVKAMVSDIQNISIKTGILAINASIEAAHAGKAGDGFRIIANEVRNLSTKTGTFAKMIETKMAELQSSVKSISESMTLFISLFSKFQESFTGILSTYDKNSETLDAAGLALAEISSSIKEQDTTIHGGFSSLKDIEAFLKETSAVLEVVQTSHQHLGTLLQKKE, via the coding sequence ATGGTAGATGAACAAGCAGCTCTGCAGAATTTTGCCGATTTAGTAGATAAAATTGTTGTTAAGTACAATAAAGGCGTTGTATTAGACTATGTAACGCGACATTCGTTTCAAATTATCAATAGCTCCATGGAGCAGCTGGAGCAACGGTTTGAAACAATCCTTTCAGTATTTGAAGAAATCCAAAAAGAGAGTAGCTCTTCCGCTGCGAATGCGAACCATGTAGATGATTTATTAGATGCGGTGCTTAGCGGACGAAAAACACTGCAAAAAGAAATCCATAATCGGCTTGGTGAAATCGATGAAGCGGCAGCCACTGCACGAACCACAGCAGCCTCATTTGAAACGCTCAAAGAACACACCGGTGAAGTTAAAGCGATGGTCTCAGATATCCAAAACATTTCGATAAAAACCGGTATTTTGGCTATTAATGCTTCAATTGAAGCCGCTCATGCAGGCAAGGCGGGCGACGGTTTTAGAATTATTGCAAATGAGGTACGAAACCTTTCTACCAAAACCGGCACCTTTGCTAAAATGATTGAGACAAAAATGGCTGAGTTACAGTCATCGGTAAAAAGCATCAGTGAAAGTATGACCCTTTTTATTTCACTCTTTTCAAAGTTTCAAGAATCATTCACCGGTATTCTTTCCACCTATGATAAAAATTCAGAGACTTTGGATGCAGCCGGTCTTGCGTTGGCAGAAATATCCTCTTCGATTAAAGAGCAGGATACTACTATCCACGGCGGTTTTAGCTCGCTTAAAGATATTGAAGCATTCTTAAAAGAGACAAGCGCCGTATTGGAAGTAGTACAGACCAGCCACCAGCATTTGGGTACCTTATTGCAGAAAAAAGAATAG